In Erigeron canadensis isolate Cc75 chromosome 1, C_canadensis_v1, whole genome shotgun sequence, a single window of DNA contains:
- the LOC122584710 gene encoding glutamate--tRNA ligase, chloroplastic/mitochondrial, producing MMKMATLSGIGIGLNIGNGTRAVISPTTHSKFILSHSNSNFIHFHHSLHTTKTNLISSVPKRRTFSISASADSEKQVRVRFAPSPTGYLHVGGARTALFNYLYARSKGGKFILRIEDTDLERSTKESEEAVLRDLAWLGLSWDEGPGIGGDYGPYRQSERNDMYKQYANKLLQSGQVYRCFCSNEELEQMKEIAKEKQLPPVYTGKWATASDEEVQQELAKGTPYTYRFRVPKEGSLKINDLIRGEVSWNLDTLGDFVVMRSNGQPVYNFCVTVDDATMAITHVIRAEEHLPNTLRQALIYKALGFPMPSFAHVSLILAPDRSKLSKRHGATSVGQFREMGYLPQAIVNYLALLGWSDGTNAEFFTLEQLVEKFSIDRVNKSGAIFDSTKLRWMNGQHLKALPMEELIKTVGTQWRSAGILNESEGPFIEDAFKLLEGGIDVITDAEKLLSDLLSYPFHATLSSSEGREIIADGLPVVAESLLAAYDSGELLGALEEGKSGWQKWVKAFGKSLKRKGKGLFMPLRVLLTGKLHGPDMGESIVLIHRAGTSGVVNPEVGFATLEERLKSLKEVNWEAYSMAEPATVASH from the exons atgatgaaaatggcTACTCTCTCCGGAATCGGAATCGGACTCAACATCGGAAACGGAACTCGAGCAGTTATTTCACCAACCACACATTCAAAATTCATACTCTCACATTCAAACTCAAATTTCATTCATTTTCATCATTCATTACACACAACCAAAACCAATTTGATCTCATCCGTTCCAAAAAGACGGACATTTTCGATATCCGCATCCGCCGATAGCGAAAAACAAGTTCGTGTTCGTTTCGCACCTTCTCCCACCGGTTATCTTCATGTTGGTGGTGCCAGAACTGCTCTTTTTAACTACCTTTACGCTAG GTCTAAAGGGGGAAAGTTTATACTAAGAATTGAGGACACGGATTTGGAGAGATCAACTAAAGAATCCGAAGAAGCCGTGTTGCGTGACCTTGCTTGGCTTGGCCTTTCCTGGGATGAAG GTCCTGGAATCGGTGGTGATTATGGTCCGTATCGCCAGTCAGAAAGGAATGACATGTACAAACAATATGCTAACAAGCTTTTACAATCCGGTCAAGTATATCGATGCTTTTGCTCAAATGAG GAACTTGAGCAAATGAAAGAGATAGCAAAGGAAAAGCAGCTACCTCCTGTATATACAGGAAAGTGGGCCACCGCTTCAGACGAAGAAGTTCAACAAGAGTTAGCGAAGGGAACCCCGTATACTTACAGATTCCGGGTGCCTAAGGAAGGGAGCTTAAAAATCAATGATTTAATCAGAGGAGAG GTTAGCTGGAATCTAGACACACTTGGGGATTTTGTAGTTATGAGGAGTAATGGACAACCAGTATATAATTTTTGCGTCACTGTTGATGATGCTACCATGGCTATCACACATGTAATAAG GGCAGAAGAGCATTTACCTAATACCCTGAGACAGGCGTTGATCTATAAG gCCCTGGGCTTCCCGATGCCTTCTTTTGCACACGTTTCGTTGATTCTTGCCCCTGATCGAAGCAAACTGTCCAAACGACATGGCGCTACTTCAGTAGGGCAG TTTAGGGAAATGGGATATTTGCCTCAAGCAATCGTGAATTATCTAGCATTGTTAGGTTGGAGTGATGGGACTAATGCTGAATTTTTTACACTAGAGCAACTGG ttGAAAAATTCTCCATCGACCGTGTTAACAAAAGTGGTGCCATATTTGATTCAACGAAATTGAG gtgGATGAATGGGCAGCACTTGAAAGCTCTTCCAATGGAAGAGTTGATAAAAACTGTCGGTACGCAATGGAGGAGTGCTGGCATCCTCAATGAATCAGAAGGGCCCTTTATAGAA GATGCTTTTAAGCTCCTGGAAGGTGGGATTGATGTGATAACAGATGCAGAAAAGTTACTCTCAGACTTGCTATCTTATCCATTCCATGCTACTCTATCAAG TTCTGAAGGTAGAGAAATCATAGCAGACGGTCTTCCTGTGGTTGCAGAAAGCCTGTTAGCTGCATATGATAGTGGTGAGCTTTTGGGTGCACTTGAGGAAGGAAAATCAGGGTGGCAGAAGTGGGTTAAAGCCTTTGGGAAATCATTAAAACGCAAG GGTAAAGGTTTGTTCATGCCCCTTCGAGTTTTGCTGACAGGAAAACTTCATGGGCCTGACATGGGGGAAAGCATAGTTCTTATCCACAGAGCTGGGACAAGTGGCGTTGTAAACCCTGAAGTTGGATTCGCTACATTAGAAGAACGACTTAAATCATTAAAAGAAGTCAACTGGGAAGCCTATAGCATGGCGGAGCCTGCTACCGTAGCTTCTCACTGA